A segment of the Leptolyngbya sp. NIES-3755 genome:
ATCATCAAGCTCCGCAAGAAGATCTCAAACGAATCGATTCAAGAACGCGGTCAACTGTTGCCAACCCACCGCTACTACAGCACGACCCACAATATGCAGCCTGCACCATTGGTTCACGATGGTAAATATCTGCAAGCCGACACCCGAATCGCTCCGCCACGCGAATTGGCAGAAGCATTGGGTCTCGAAGTGCCAGCGGTTTTGGAAGCGGAAAAGGAGAATGTCGATCGTGGCTGAAGAAAAACAAGCGACTGAAACAACGATCGTAGAAGCGGGTAAAACCTCGAAGTGGCTGACTGAGAACGGTTTTGACCACGAATTCATGGGACCGGATGCCAGCGGAGTCGAGGTCATCAAAGTCGAACCTGAGTTGCTCATTCCCTTTTCGACTGCGCTCTATGCGAACGGCTTTAACTGCCTTCAGTGTCAGGGCGGCTACGATTTGGGTCCTGGTGATCAGTTAGTGAGTTTCTATCACCTGATCAAAGTGTCGGATAACGCCGATCGACCGGATGAAGTTCGGTTGAAGGTGTATTTGCCGCGTGAAGATCCGAGAGTGCCCTCTGTGTTCTGGATCTGGAAAGGTGCAGACTGGCAAGAGCGAGAAACGTTTGATATGTATGGGATCGTCTACGAAGGACACCCGAACTTAAAACGCTTGCTGATGCCGGAAGACTGGGTAGGCTATCCACTCCGCAAGGATTACATCTCCCACGACTTCTACGAACTGCAAGACGCTTACTAAATTGAAAAATGCTTCTCTGGTTTCCGGGGAAGCATTTTTTATTGGGGCGATCAGGATGCTGGTGAAACGATATGAATAGAAGAGACTTTCTCTCTTTGCTTGGCACAATGCCCATACGAACTGATTTAGATTTCAAGGAAATCGAGGAGGTAGATTGTGGGACATTTGTTCGTAGAAAGGTTAGCTATTCAGCGGAAGCAGAAGAAACCATTTCAGCATTTCTGTGCATTCCAAAAGTGGCTCGATTTCCGCTTCCTGCAATCTATTGCTTTCATCAACACGCAAATAACTGGTTGCTTGGTAAAAGCGAAGTGGTTGGATTAACTGATTCTCCCGATCAAGCCTATGCGAAAGAACTGGCAGAGCAGGGATATGTCACTCTCGCACCTGATGCAATTTGTTTTGAGGAAAGAGCAGATGCAGCAGATCCAGTTCTCTTTCACGCCCATCAACTTCATAATCGGCTGATGAGAGGGCAAACCTTGCTTGGAAAAGTTTTATTTGATATCAGTGCTGGTATTGATTTGCTTCAAAGCCTTCGAGAAGTAGACTCAACCCGAATTGGTTTCATTGGGCACTCGTATGGCGGTAGGACAGCGCTATTTGCACCAGTATTCGATAAACGAATCAAAGTATCAGTTAGCAACTGTGGCTCCACAACATTTAAGACGATGTTGGCGCAGAGTATCAAAATTCAGTTTGATTATGTGATTCCCAATTTTCTTGCTCACGGTGATATCGAAGATGTTGTACGTTTGGTAGAACCATGCAATCTTCTGATTCTTGGCGGTGATAATGATAGATTTAGTCAAAACATTGAGAATATTTTTGAGTATGCGAAATCAGCATTTGTAAATGGGACACTGGAACGGCAAATTTATTCTTGTAGGCATGAATTTTCTGAAAAGATGCGTCTAAGAGCATATCAATTCTTAGAACGTCACCTGAATTAAGCTAAGAATTAAATTTTTACGATAGCTGAGCGACTTGAACGAGCGATCGCTAAATTCATCAGCCAAATTAACAATCAATGCGATGGCTGAGCATCAAGCAGGGAGAGCTTAGGAATGCTGCGCTGATTGGAGAATGGTTCTTTGGGTTTGGGGCTATTTTGTCGATCGAGAAAGTCGCTGATAGTGAAGATGTATCACCTGATTTGCACTCAAAGTCTCTACTGCATAGGTCTTTCCTTGAAGATCAACAAACTCGACTTCAAAGTTCTCAAAATCATAAACCTCAACAATTGTCCCAACTTGTCCTTTGCAAAGCTGTTGTTCCGGTAGATCTTCAGTAAGTGCAACAATATCTAAAAGTTTCATATTTTTGATTATGATCGCGGATAGCCCGTCTCTTTCAAGAATTTTCGCAAATTAAGGAGTTTGGCTTATGTCAGTGCGCCAACGACGCTACAGCAAAGAGGAAATGGCTCGACGTGGGCAAGAACTCTACGAATCTGGAATCCGGCAGCAAGTTGAGGAAGGAAATAAAGGAAAAATTGTTGCGATCGATATCGAAACCGGAGAGTTTGAACTTGCCGACGACACTATGCAAGCAACCCAACAACTCTACGATCGCCTACCGAATGCTCAACCTTGGGGCATTCGGATCGGTCATCGCGCAGTTCATCGGTTTGGTATGCGAGGAGTAGGAAAATTTATTTGATGCACTATTGTTCGTAGCCCGTTTCTTTCAAGAATTTCCGTAGACTGCCGAAGAACTCTTCTCGATCGCTCTCCTGATAAACCTCTCGCAACCGATTCCAGCCGTCTTCTTGCTGACCGAGCAGATATTTATCCGCCAGATACGCCGCCAGAACGCCTTTCACTTCAGCGCCTTCTTCGGTTCGGATCTTCTGATAAAGCTGCCAAAGTCGATACGCATCGCTGTAGATCTCTTTGGGATACTGGCGAGTGATATCGCTCATTTCACCTGCTTGAAATCGCCAAATCTGAATCGGAAACGCCGAAGCCGCGTAACTGGTAAAAGCGTATGCAAATCGATCGTCTGCGCTGTAAAACTCTAGCTTGCCATCTCGATCGAGATCCCGCAGTTGATAGCCCAAATTACCCCATTTCATGTGCGTCTCACTGTATCGCTGTCGATCGGCATCGTATTGATAAATCAGCGAATATCGACAGCAATGCGCTCCACCCGTGAACATATCTGCAATCACTTCAGGATCTTTGTCACTGTTCAAATCGCGAACAACAAAACCACGATCGTCCTGAAACTCGATCAAAGGTCGATCGTATTCATTCATTGTAGGGGCTTGATCAAAGACCAATTTCCCGTCTCTTAGAATTTGTAATCGCACATTCTTTGTTTGGGGAATGCCATCGATCGGAACCTTTTCATACGATAGTTCAGCTTTGACATTCCCTTGCTGTTCTGTTCTTTTGATTTGTTCGGCTTGAACAGGTAAAGCCGCAAGTCCTAATACTCCCAAACCCACTAGAACGATTGCTCGAATGCTCATCATCGTAGTAAATCCATCACTGGATCTAACTACAGATTAGGAATTTGGAATTACGAAATCCTGTCTGCTTTTCGGGCGAAATTTCCAGTAGTTGGAAAGCGCGAAATGAACAGGTTTTAAGAGCGCATAAAGGACGGTGAGAATGAGGAACGTGATCGCGATCGTTAAAAGCGAGTCTTTAGTAAATAACCCCTCAAACGTGCTGTCGATGACATCATTCCAATGCGTTAAAAGATTCCAACTGTTAAAACGTAGAAAACGACCGAGATAAATCCCGATCGCGCTCAATCCATGCAATGTTAATTCAGTGGCAAGAACGTATCGTTTCAATCCTTGCTGCTTCAAGTAATGTCCTACATTCATCAGTGACATGACATACGCTTCAAATCCAGCAGCAAGAAATAGGAAAAACAGTGGAACATACACGAGCGCGACTGTCCAAGCCGATGCCCCGTCTCGAACCCAGCGCACGAAATGAATGATATCCGTGAGAATGTAGGGCGCATTGGGCAGGAACGCGACGAAGGTTGCCACACCCATCCACCAGAGTGGAGAACGATGACGATGTTCGATCGCGTTTAAAGTGACAGTCGAATTTCCGAATTGCAGACGGCGGAACAGGAACACGCTCAGGATTAGAGGAACGATCGCTAAAAATAAATTCCAGCCCATCCAATCGGCATTGTGATACAGAGTGCGAAGTGCCTCAGCAATTAGTGACTTAAGCGAAATATCCACCATCTTTGATTCCTCATGCTTTTTGCAAATCTAATCGCTTCGTTTGTCTTCTGTATGACATTGCCGCAAAAAAATAACCCCAGAAAGAGATTCTCTGGGGCAACTTGTCGGTTGAGAAACTTAGAGGTTCAGTTGGTTTCCGCGACGGTATTGAGTGTAAGCGGCAACAAACAGACCTGCTAAAGTAACGGGCACAAGACCCAAGACAATGCCTAGCAAAATGGGTTCGACCATGATTGAATCTCCTCGGTTTGTAAGATTTTGAAACTTAAATCATGAAGGTATCGTTATCTAATATCTTAGCCGTTCTTGTCGCTTCCCAACCCAGCAAGACGGTCAAGACGTTGAAATACAAGAACTTCTTAGGCAAAATTGCAGAATTTACTTCGGCAGGAGTTCCCGAAATTTGTTAAAGTCTGTTTAGTATATGAATGAACAAATTTTACAGCCCTTTCATAGAATCCTCTTTTGAACCAGCAGCTTGTTAAATCTGAAGGGTCGCTCCAAAAATTACTCACGATCGCGCTAGTCGTCTGTTTTGCGATCGTGCTGTCAATTCTTGGCGCTAATCAATTCCATCGCGCTGATCCCTATGTGCAAGAAGTTTTGTCGCTTCAAGGGGATTCGGTGCAAGGTCATGCAATTTTTCAGATTAACTGTGCAGGTTGTCATGGAATCATGGCAGACGGCAAGGTAGGACCTAGTTTGAGAAATGTTTCGAGTCGAAAATCTCGCGTTCGACTGATCGAGCAGGTGATCAGCGGACAAACGCCTCCGATGCCAAAATTTCAGCCCAGTCCGCAAGAGATGGCAGATTTGCTGGAATATTTAGAGAGTCTGTAATTAGCCTCTGGATCGACGCGCCTCCGTATCGATTCGACTGCGGACAGAAAGGTCTGCGATGCCAGTCACACGCAATCCGTAACGAGCTTGGAATTGTCGAACGGCGGCTTGCGTTGCAGCATCGTAGTATTGTGCGATCGCGAAATTACTCCTCAAAATCACTCTCAGACTGTTTCTCAGATTTCGCATCACACTGGAAAATTTTTCTTCGGTTGCTCGATCGATGGCTCCCGTTTCAGACAGTCCATAATTCCGCTGAAGATCCCGAATCGCTCGAACTGTAGGCGGATCAGTTAACGGCGCTTGCGAATTGATGTCATAGCCAAATCCAGCCAAGATTGCTTTGATTTCAGGTTCGGTGTAAATGAATAACTGCGATCGAGGTGGATTCGCTGGATTCGTCGGCTGTCGCGGTACGGCATCGCTGATAATCTCATTCAATCGCTGACGAGTTTCGAGCGTCGCAATTCCGGTCGCAGGTAAACGGTTTTGTTGTTGAAATAATTTCACCGCTGCTTCAGTTTGTCTCCCGTAAAACTGAGTAGCTGGAAGTTGCGGAGATGGAGTTACCACGCGATTAAGCGCAGTTTGAAGCGTTCTGACAATATCTGCCGCTCGATCCTGAGTTGGATTATTCAACGTGCCATCGACAGGTAAGCGAAACTGAATTTGAAAATCTCGGATTGCTTGTTGAACACGGGGATCATCAATTCGCGCATCGAGCGGAACCGCATAACCCAAACCATTAAGAACAGAAATAAACTGTGCGGGTGTATAGTCTTGCGATCGCGCTGCATTTACGGACTGACACAGCACAAGACTTGCCACACTTCCCCAAACCACACCAGACACTAACCTTGCATTCCACATAACCTTTGCCATTTCATCTGAGAAAATTATCGCTTGTTCTGCACTGTCACGTTGCATTTGCTAAAAGGGATTAATTGAGAAACATCTTTTCGATCGCTGCTATATGTCATATTCGTTCCGAATTGCTGATCTACCCGAAAGTGAACGCCCCCGCGAACGCCTCATCGCTCAAGGTGCAAGAACGCTCTCAACCGCTGAACTGTTAGCAATTCTCCTCAGTACTGGGTCAGGAAAACTTTCAGCCGTGGGATTGGGACAGTACATTTTGCAGGAATTGAGTCGGAACGATCGCGATCCGTTAAGTGCATTGCGAGAAGTCAACATTGCAGAATTGACCAAAGTTCCAGGAGTAGGAACGGCGAAAGCGACGACGATTATGGCAGCGATCGAGCTTGGAAAAAGAGTTTATCAATCTCGTCCACCAGAAAAGACGATCATTGATGACCCAAATGTTGCCGCTGCTGCGCTCAGTCACGAATTGATGTGGCAAACACAAGAGCGATTCGCGGTTTTGATTCTGGATGTGAAAAATCGATTGATTGCGACGCAGGTGATTACGATCGGGACTGCGACTGAAACGTTGGCACATCCACGTGAGATTTTTCGGGAAATTATTCGGCAAGGGGGAACGAGAGCGATCGTGGCTCACAATCATCCTTCTGGAAATACTGAACCGAGCGCAGAGGACATTTCACTCACCCATCAACTCTTGGAAGGTGCTCGATTTCTCGGAATTCCCATTTTGGATCACTTGATTCTTGGGAATGGGACACACACCAGTTTGAGACAAACCACCTCCATTTGGAGTGAAGTACCACAAGGCGTATAGTTATGGTTGAGATTTCAAATGCTCAGTTGAATCAATCTCGCCTGTGTGAACCGATTTTGAGGCTTTTGCCTGAATGGTTTGGGATTGAAGACGCGATCGTTCACTATATGCAAGAAATTGACAACCTACCAACGCTTCTCGCTTGGAAGCAACAACAGATTGTTGGATTCTTATCGATTAAACATCACACTCAATTTGCTGCTGAAATCTATGTGATGGCGGTTCATCCTCAGTACCATCGACAAGGAATTGGAAATCGACTGGTTGAAGCGGCTGAAAAGAACTTGCAACGATTAGGAGTTGAGTATCTTCAAGTGAAAACGCTAGGGACATCCCGACCCAATGCTCATTACGATCGAACTAGAGCGTTTTATGAATCGGTCGGATTCAAGCCGCTTGAGGAATTTCTAGAACTTTGGGAAGGAAATCCCTGTCTACAGTTGGTGAAGTTTCTACCATCAAACAGCCCACCAGTTTAGTCTGATGGGCATGATTTAATCTACAAAACTCCAGCGTTACTCAGTCCCAGAATCACACCTGCGCCGAGAACGTGACCGAAGCTCATGGTTCCAAGCAGTTCAGGAACTCCAAAACCTTCAAACAAGGCGGGAGATTCGAGCGGTAATTTGGGTCCGACTCCACGGTTCTTGATAGCAAAACGACCGATCGCAACTGAGAACAAGCAACACAGCGTCATGGTCAATCCAACGGCGGGCGACCATTCGATCGTGCGGGGCATTGTGGCAAGTAGTGTTGAGTAAAGCAAAGTTTTTCTCCTGGATCTTGCTAAATTGAAACAATTCACAGATCCATAGATACCCGTTTGCTGAATCCTCTGATCAACATTGTTGAAAGAGTTAACGATCGACAACCGAAGCCGCAACAATTCCCTTCGCTTCCAATTCCGCTGCCACCCGCAACACAAGCGCCTCTTGATACGGAGCCGCAATAATTTGAACCCCGATCGGTAGCCCATCTCGCTTAACCGGAACTGAAATAATCGGCAATCCAATAAACGAAAGCGGTTGTGTGAATAGTCCCAGATTCGGACGCACTAACATTTCTTGCCCGTCCAAGGTCATGGTCTGCTGTCCGATTCGAGGCGCAACAC
Coding sequences within it:
- a CDS encoding hypothetical protein (similar to AA sequence:cyanobase_aa:glr3411), translated to MVEISNAQLNQSRLCEPILRLLPEWFGIEDAIVHYMQEIDNLPTLLAWKQQQIVGFLSIKHHTQFAAEIYVMAVHPQYHRQGIGNRLVEAAEKNLQRLGVEYLQVKTLGTSRPNAHYDRTRAFYESVGFKPLEEFLELWEGNPCLQLVKFLPSNSPPV
- a CDS encoding hypothetical protein (similar to AA sequence:cyanobase_aa:Npun_F6102), coding for MKLLDIVALTEDLPEQQLCKGQVGTIVEVYDFENFEVEFVDLQGKTYAVETLSANQVIHLHYQRLSRSTK
- a CDS encoding hypothetical protein (similar to AA sequence:cyanobase_aa:MAE51570) codes for the protein MSVRQRRYSKEEMARRGQELYESGIRQQVEEGNKGKIVAIDIETGEFELADDTMQATQQLYDRLPNAQPWGIRIGHRAVHRFGMRGVGKFI
- a CDS encoding hypothetical protein (hypothetical protein Npun_F6165;~similar to AA sequence:cyanobase_aa:LBDG_49070), encoding MMSIRAIVLVGLGVLGLAALPVQAEQIKRTEQQGNVKAELSYEKVPIDGIPQTKNVRLQILRDGKLVFDQAPTMNEYDRPLIEFQDDRGFVVRDLNSDKDPEVIADMFTGGAHCCRYSLIYQYDADRQRYSETHMKWGNLGYQLRDLDRDGKLEFYSADDRFAYAFTSYAASAFPIQIWRFQAGEMSDITRQYPKEIYSDAYRLWQLYQKIRTEEGAEVKGVLAAYLADKYLLGQQEDGWNRLREVYQESDREEFFGSLRKFLKETGYEQ
- a CDS encoding hypothetical protein (conserved hypothetical protein;~similar to AA sequence:cyanobase_aa:LBDG_49060), encoding MVDISLKSLIAEALRTLYHNADWMGWNLFLAIVPLILSVFLFRRLQFGNSTVTLNAIEHRHRSPLWWMGVATFVAFLPNAPYILTDIIHFVRWVRDGASAWTVALVYVPLFFLFLAAGFEAYVMSLMNVGHYLKQQGLKRYVLATELTLHGLSAIGIYLGRFLRFNSWNLLTHWNDVIDSTFEGLFTKDSLLTIAITFLILTVLYALLKPVHFALSNYWKFRPKSRQDFVIPNS
- a CDS encoding photosystem I reaction center subunit X (similar to AA sequence:cyanobase_aa:LBDG_32130), whose amino-acid sequence is MPRTIEWSPAVGLTMTLCCLFSVAIGRFAIKNRGVGPKLPLESPALFEGFGVPELLGTMSFGHVLGAGVILGLSNAGVL
- a CDS encoding cytochrome c class I (similar to AA sequence:cyanobase_aa:Aazo_2140), which encodes MNQQLVKSEGSLQKLLTIALVVCFAIVLSILGANQFHRADPYVQEVLSLQGDSVQGHAIFQINCAGCHGIMADGKVGPSLRNVSSRKSRVRLIEQVISGQTPPMPKFQPSPQEMADLLEYLESL
- a CDS encoding NADH dehydrogenase (ubiquinone) 30 kDa subunit (similar to AA sequence:cyanobase_aa:LBDG_13450) — encoded protein: MAEEKQATETTIVEAGKTSKWLTENGFDHEFMGPDASGVEVIKVEPELLIPFSTALYANGFNCLQCQGGYDLGPGDQLVSFYHLIKVSDNADRPDEVRLKVYLPREDPRVPSVFWIWKGADWQERETFDMYGIVYEGHPNLKRLLMPEDWVGYPLRKDYISHDFYELQDAY
- a CDS encoding hypothetical protein (hypothetical protein AplaP_22106;~similar to AA sequence:cyanobase_aa:LBDG_09360) → MQRDSAEQAIIFSDEMAKVMWNARLVSGVVWGSVASLVLCQSVNAARSQDYTPAQFISVLNGLGYAVPLDARIDDPRVQQAIRDFQIQFRLPVDGTLNNPTQDRAADIVRTLQTALNRVVTPSPQLPATQFYGRQTEAAVKLFQQQNRLPATGIATLETRQRLNEIISDAVPRQPTNPANPPRSQLFIYTEPEIKAILAGFGYDINSQAPLTDPPTVRAIRDLQRNYGLSETGAIDRATEEKFSSVMRNLRNSLRVILRSNFAIAQYYDAATQAAVRQFQARYGLRVTGIADLSVRSRIDTEARRSRG
- a CDS encoding cytochrome b6/f complex subunit 5 (similar to AA sequence:cyanobase_aa:PCC7424_3663), whose product is MVEPILLGIVLGLVPVTLAGLFVAAYTQYRRGNQLNL
- a CDS encoding DNA repair protein RadC (similar to AA sequence:cyanobase_aa:LBDG_09370), with the protein product MSYSFRIADLPESERPRERLIAQGARTLSTAELLAILLSTGSGKLSAVGLGQYILQELSRNDRDPLSALREVNIAELTKVPGVGTAKATTIMAAIELGKRVYQSRPPEKTIIDDPNVAAAALSHELMWQTQERFAVLILDVKNRLIATQVITIGTATETLAHPREIFREIIRQGGTRAIVAHNHPSGNTEPSAEDISLTHQLLEGARFLGIPILDHLILGNGTHTSLRQTTSIWSEVPQGV